The genomic segment ACAATAGGAAGAAACGGAATCGACTGGTTGTCGCAAAATATTCATCAAATCTTCAGGGCCGGCACGCCCGGCTATGCTATAATGAATGCTAGTTGGCGGGCAAGCCGGACGCGCTTTGCTTCGCATGAACGGCATCCAGACTCAGGAAAAGGCAGGTGAAGTCCCGTGCATCTTATAGTCGTCGGTTTGAATTACAAAACGGCACCGGTAGAAGTCCGGGAACGCTTCGCGATTCCGGACGAGGAACTGCCGCTGGCACTGGACGCGCTGAAGGCGACGACGGGCATTTTGGAGTGCGTCATCGTCGCCACCTGCAACCGCACCGAATTGTATGCTGTCGTCGATCGCCATACGCTGTGCGGGCATTATATTCGCGCTTTTATGGAGCAATGGTTCAACCTGCCCCGCGAGATGTTCAACCGTCATCTCTATATGTACGAGGACGACCTCGCGAACCGTCATCTGTTCCGCGTTGCCTGCGGTCTCGATTCGATGGTCATCGGCGAGACGCAGATTCTCGGACAGGTCCGCGACGCCTTCTTCCTCGCACGCGAGCGCAAAACGACCGGTACGTTGTTTAATCGTCTTTTCCAGCAGGCGATTACGGTCGCCAAGCGCGCGCATACCGAGACGTCGATCGGCGAGAGCGCCGTATCCGTCAGCTATGCGGCCGTGGAGCTCGGCAAGCGGATTTTCGGCCGCTTCGACGACAAAAAGGTGATGATTCTGGGCGCGGGCAAGATGAGCGAGCTTACGGCCCAGCATCTGACCGCAGGCGGGGCCAAGGAAGTGTTCGTCGTCAACCGCACGTTGTCGCGCGCAGAAGAGCTCGCGGACAAGATGGGCGGCAAGGCGATGGGGATGGACGAGGCGTTGCGCCGGATCGACGAAGCCGATATCGTCATCAGCAGCACCGGGGCGCAGCGGTTCGTGCTGGAGCGGGACGTCGTCGCACGCGCGATGAAGAGCCGCAAGAAGAGACCGCTGTTCCTGATCGATATCGCGGTTCCGAGAGACATCGAT from the Cohnella hashimotonis genome contains:
- the hemA gene encoding glutamyl-tRNA reductase translates to MHLIVVGLNYKTAPVEVRERFAIPDEELPLALDALKATTGILECVIVATCNRTELYAVVDRHTLCGHYIRAFMEQWFNLPREMFNRHLYMYEDDLANRHLFRVACGLDSMVIGETQILGQVRDAFFLARERKTTGTLFNRLFQQAITVAKRAHTETSIGESAVSVSYAAVELGKRIFGRFDDKKVMILGAGKMSELTAQHLTAGGAKEVFVVNRTLSRAEELADKMGGKAMGMDEALRRIDEADIVISSTGAQRFVLERDVVARAMKSRKKRPLFLIDIAVPRDIDPACGELPGVYLYDIDDLEGIVENNLEKRRQETAAIDVMIDAEMESYRQWYATLGVSPLIRGLQEKAAAIHEETLDSLLRKLPELDERQVKVIRKLSKSMLTQMIHDPILRVKELAAEKRSEASLDLFVQLFALEEEVARLKNEAKEAEKARTAGQAAAAGPDKQAASAEPQSFLAQLAGALR